DNA from Gramella sp. MAR_2010_147:
AGTCTCCCGATTTTTATGGAATAAGGAGTCAGTTTTATAGTTTATACCCGGGAAACTGGAGGCTTAAACTGGCAGATATGGGGGATATTGAACCGGGGGATACCGTGGAAGATACCTACTTTGCCGTGCAAACGCTCGTTGAAGGTTTGATTAAACAGGATATAGTGCCTGTGATCATAGGTGGGAGTCAGGATCTTATTTATGCTCAATATAGAGCCTATGACAAACTGGATCAAATGGTTAACCTTGTAAATATTGATGGTAAATTTGATTTGGGAGATGCCGAAAAAACAATTTCTAACCATTCTTATGTAGGAAAAATCGTAGTCAATAAGCCTTATAATTTATTTAATTATTCAGCTTTAGGTTATCAAACTTACTTTAATTCTCAGGAAGAAATTGAATTGATGGAGCGCCTGTTTTTTGAAGCATACAGGTTGGGTGAAGTAACATCAGATATTTCTTTGATGGAACCTGTTTTTAGAAATGCAAACCTGGTGGGGCTGGACCTGGGAGCGATAGATTCGGCGTCTATGAATTCGGAATATTTTAATTCTCCTAACGGTTTTAACGGTAGGGAAATCTGTGCGCTATCCAGATATGCGGGGATTAGTGATAAAGTGTCTTCCTTTGGAGTTTACGAATATCAAAATCATTTGGGAGATCTTGCAAATATGCTTGTTTCCCAAATTATATGGTATTTCATTGAAGGTGCAAATTATCGTACTAATGAAAATACTATTTCGGCAAAAAAAGAGTTTACAAAGTATCAAGTGCCGATCGATGATGAAGTTCTGGTATTTTTCAAAAGCCCTCTAAGTGGGCGTTGGTGGATCGAAATTCCATTTTTATCAAATGTAAATACTAAATTAAAAAGGCATACGTTATTACCTTGCAGCGAAGAAGATTACCTTGAGGCGTGCAATCAGGTAATTCCGGAACGCTGGTATAAAGCCAAAAGAAAAAACGAAGTCTAAAAATTATATTCAGACATTATTCTGATTTACTGTATTTTTATCTGAAATATTGTTTTTTAAAAAATAATTAGATAGGTTTACTGCCGTAAATTAAAATGTCTTAACCTAAGATAATTATGAAGAAGTATATTTCGCTCATTGCTGTTCTAGCCTTGCTTTCGAGCTGTGGCGGTGGCGATCGTGGACAGCTTGTAGGTGCGGAGGGAAAGAAGTGGAATCCGGAAAAGCCTTATGGTATGACATTAATTCCTGGCGGAGCGTTCATTATGGGTAAATCTGATGATGATATAGCCGGCCAGAAAAATGCACCACCAAAAACGGTTACAGTACGTTCATTTTATATGGATGAAACTGAAATAACCAATTCTGAATACAGACAATTTGTAGATTATGTAAGAGACTCTATAGTTAGGGTTAATCTTGCGATTATGGCAGAACTGCAGGGTGCTACACCAGGTGATGATGCCATTGGTGAATATGCATTTGCTGATGCTGAAGAAGGAGAAATGACACCTTATGAAGAATATATGTTGAATACATATGGTCAGGGTGGGCCTACAGATGATTACGCGAACAGAAGACTAAATAAGGATATTGATATAGTCTGGGACACTCAGGATTATCCTGATGTGTATTATGCCGAGGTGATGGATTCTATGTATATCCCAATGGACGAGGTGTACAATGGCCAGCGTACCATAGACGTTAAAAAACTGAAGTTCATGTATTCATATATGGATATTCAGTCTGCAGCAAAAACCCAGGGTAAAAGAAGTAATTTCATAAAAAAAGAAGAGGTTGCGATCTATCCCGATACCACCGTTTGGATCAAAGATTTCAATTATTCATATAACGAACCTATGCATAATGATTATTTCTGGCATAGCGCTTTTGATGATTATCCAGTTGTAGGGGTTTCCTGGAAACAGGCCAGGGCTTTTACACAGTGGAGGACAAAATATCATAATGATTTTAGACGTGAAAAGGGAGATGCGAATGTTCCAACTTATAGATTGCCGACAGAAGGGGAGTGGGAATATGCAGCCAGAGGTGGCCTTCAGGGAGCTTCTTACCCATGGGGTGGTCCTTATACGCTGAACGATCGTGGATGTTTTATGGCTAATTTCAAACCTTTACGAGGAGATTATGCAGCAGATCAGGCATTGTATACCGTCGAGGCAAAGTCCTACGATCCTAATGATTATGGACTTTATAACATGGCAGGTAATGTGGCAGAATGGGTGGATTCATCTTACGATCCGGGGTCGTATGAATATATGTCTACAATGAACCCTACCGTTAATAACCCGGAAGATCGAAGAAAAGTAGTGCGTGGAGGTTCCTGGAAAGATGTGGCCTACTTCCTTCAGGTAAGCTCCAGAGATTATGAGTATATGGATTCAGCTAGAAGTTATATAGGTTTTAGAACTGTTCAGGATTATCTTGGAACAGACGTAACTCTTAACCAGAAGAATCCATAATTTAAATTTTGAACTTAAACCTATCAATAAATCAACTAAGAAAATCTAAACATTAGAGTTATGGCAAATTCAAGATCAACAAAAAAAGTGACCAATATGGTGTATGGTCTGGGAGCATCTGTAGTTATTCTGGGTGCCCTGTTTAAAATCATGCACTGGCCTGGTGGAAACCCAATGTTAATATTAGGACTTGTAGTAGAAGCATTGGTATTTGCTTACTCTGCATTTGAACCTGTAGATGATGACCTGGACTGGTCACTGGTTTACCCTGAACTTGCTGGAGGACCAGGAAGAAATAGGAGCGCAGTGGTTGCTGAAGAGAAAGAAGCAGAAGGAATGCTTTCTAAAAAACTGGATGCAATGCTAAAAGAGGCCAAATTAGATGCGAATCTAATGTCTTCTTTAGGAGATAGTATTAGAAATTTTGAAGGAGCCGCCAAAGGTATAGCCCCAACTGTAGATTCTATGGCTTCTCAGAAGAAATACAGTGAAGAATTAAGTGTTGCCGCTGCTCAAATGGAAACTTTGAATAATATTTATAAAGCCCAGGTAGAATCTGCAGCTAAACAAGCTGAAGTTAATCAGGAGGTTGCTGATAATGCCGGGAAACTAAAAACACAAATGGATTCACTTGCGAATAATATGGCGTCATTAAACAATGTTTATGGTGGAATGTTGACTGCAATGAACGGAAAACCAAGAGTCTAATTGAATTTTCAATTAAGCTGTTTTATTAATTTTAAAATAACAAATTAGACATGGCATCCGGAAAACAATCGCCAAGGCAGAAGATGATAAACCTAATGTATCTGGTTTTCATCGCTATGATGGCACTAAATATGTCCAAAGAGGTTCTTACCGCTTTTGGATTAATGAATGAGAAGCTTACGGCTTCTACAGCAAATTACGAAGAAAGAAATAATGCTTTAATGGCGGGACTTGCTACGAAGGTAGAAGAGCAACCTGCAAAATATACCAGCATTAAAGCAGACGCTGATAAGATTCATGAATTATCTTCAAATTTCACTCAGTATATAGAAGGAATTAAAGAAGAATTGGAAACTTCAGTAGATGATCCTAATGATTATGAAACGATGGATCAATCCAGTGCAATGGATGAAATGTTCTTTCAGAGTGGTAGAATTTCACCTAAGGGAGAAGAATTCCTTGCACAAATTGAAACCTATAGAAATGGTGTTTCTGAAATTTTGGATAATGAATATAACACCATTGCTCAAAAAGTAAATGTTCAGAAAGAATTTGCAACAGAAGAGGAGAATGTGGAAGGTGCTAAAGTACCGTGGTTGAAATACCGCTTTGAAGGATTTCCTTTAGTTGCATCTATCACTCAGCTAACTCAAATGCAGGCCGATATTAAGAGCACAGAAAGTGAGATTCTATCTTCTATGCTTTCAGGTCAGCTTCAAAGTGATGTATCCCTTAAGAATTATGAGGCTATTGTAATTCCAAGTAAGCCAGCTTTTTTTAGCGGGGAAAACTTCCAGGGTAAGGTAGTTCTTGGTCGTTTTGATAATACACTGCAATTTGAGAACGTTGTTATTAACGGAAAGAAGGTAGATAATCTAGAAGCAGGCCAGGTAGTTTTAGATTTTCCAGCAGGAAATGTTGGGGAGCAAAAGATCACTGGTGAACTGCAGTATATGGAGAACGATACTTTAAAAAGTATAGAGATATCTGATTCTTATAACGTAATCCCGTTACCTAATTCAGCGGTAATTTCTGCAGATAAAATGAATGTGGTTTATCGCGGGGTTCAGAACCCGATGACCATTTCTATTCCAGGAGTAAGCAGTGTTAGTGCAAACGCTCCCGGTTTAAGGCAGTCTGGTGGAGCAGGAAGTTACTTGATGGATGTAACCACACTACAGGCTAGAGAAGTAACCATTAGTGTAAGTGGAACATTACCTGGAGGTAAATCTGTTTCAGATAAGAAAACCTTTAGAGTAAAAGATATCCCTAGACCGGTTGGAACAATCCGTGGTGAAGACGGATCTGTATCTATGCAAAGAAATAGTCTTGAGATCGCAACTGTGGGTGCGAACCTTCCAGATTTCGATTTCGATCTTAATCTTAATGTTTCGAGCTTTAAATTTAAGGTGCCTGGACAACCAACTATTATTGTAAATGGAAGCAGGCTGGACGATAGAGCTAAAGCGGCGCTAAGACGTGCAGGTAGAGGTGAAACAGTTCAGATCTATGATATTAATGCTTCACTTGCAGGAAACTCAAGTTATAAGCTTAAGAAAGTGGCAGCTGTATTAATTGAGCTGACGAACTAAAATTTTAATAAAATGAGCGTGAAAGAAATTTTTGTATATGGTTTTGTGATGATGATGGGTGTCTCTTCTTTCGGTCAGGCAAATATCCTGAACGCCAATAAGCCCGATGATATTGGGAAAAAATCGGAAGCTCAGGCAATGGTAGATGAAGAGGATAAACCACTGGAATATGGGTATGTCGGAGATCGCGATATCCTGTGGTCTAAAGGAACCTGGGAGATTATAGATCTTGATGAAAGAGTGAATTTTCCACTTTATTATCCAATAGACACTAATAATATTGGTTCAGACAGAAGATCGCTTTACGATGTACTTGTAGGTGCTATTAAACAGGGTAAGATTCAAAACGTATATGCTGACTCTTATTTTACTGAAAAACGTACATTAAAAGATATCAGTGCTACTTTATCGAAGGTAGATACAACAGATCTAGGTATTGAGCAATACAATGCTGGTGAAGAGGTAGATGGTCAGTTTATTGATCGTCGTGATCTTGGAGCGGCTGATATAGCCGAGTATCATGTTCGTGGAATGTGGTATTTTGATAAGCGTCTGGCCGAATTAAAATATCGACTATTGGGAATTGCTCCCGTAGCGCCAGATGTTAACTTTATTGATTCAGGCCAAACAGATCTGGTAGAATTATTCTGGGTTTGGTACCCCGATGCAAGAGAAGTTTTACATGATGCAAAAGTGTTTACTGGGGGGAATACATCCCAGGTAATTTCTTTTGATCATTTACTGAATTCAAGGCGTTTTGATGGGGTTATCTACAAAGAAGATAACGTTCAGGGAGATCGTGAGATAGACGAATATATAGCAGACAATGCATTTATGCAGCTGCTGGAGTCTCAGCGCATCAAAGAACAGATCAGAAATTTTGAACAGGATATGTGGAGTTACTAATTCCATAAATATATTTAAAAATATCAAGGCGCTCCTGGAGCGCCTTTTTTTATCTGCTTAGTTGATATTCATTTTGAGCCTTAATATCTTTATCCCATGTTGGATTATATAGTTGTTGGATTGGGGCTTAGTGGCCTCGCTATTTCAGAAGGTTTAATAAACAGGAAAAAGAGCTTTCTTGTTTTTGAAGATAATTCTCAGAGTTCTTCCTATGTTGCCG
Protein-coding regions in this window:
- a CDS encoding formimidoylglutamase, with the translated sequence MEFDFLSPVHEDLLDKISHLNQQSIGAQIKVHSERSGVPDLENVNIALFGVRENRMAVKKTESPDFYGIRSQFYSLYPGNWRLKLADMGDIEPGDTVEDTYFAVQTLVEGLIKQDIVPVIIGGSQDLIYAQYRAYDKLDQMVNLVNIDGKFDLGDAEKTISNHSYVGKIVVNKPYNLFNYSALGYQTYFNSQEEIELMERLFFEAYRLGEVTSDISLMEPVFRNANLVGLDLGAIDSASMNSEYFNSPNGFNGREICALSRYAGISDKVSSFGVYEYQNHLGDLANMLVSQIIWYFIEGANYRTNENTISAKKEFTKYQVPIDDEVLVFFKSPLSGRWWIEIPFLSNVNTKLKRHTLLPCSEEDYLEACNQVIPERWYKAKRKNEV
- the gldK gene encoding gliding motility lipoprotein GldK translates to MKKYISLIAVLALLSSCGGGDRGQLVGAEGKKWNPEKPYGMTLIPGGAFIMGKSDDDIAGQKNAPPKTVTVRSFYMDETEITNSEYRQFVDYVRDSIVRVNLAIMAELQGATPGDDAIGEYAFADAEEGEMTPYEEYMLNTYGQGGPTDDYANRRLNKDIDIVWDTQDYPDVYYAEVMDSMYIPMDEVYNGQRTIDVKKLKFMYSYMDIQSAAKTQGKRSNFIKKEEVAIYPDTTVWIKDFNYSYNEPMHNDYFWHSAFDDYPVVGVSWKQARAFTQWRTKYHNDFRREKGDANVPTYRLPTEGEWEYAARGGLQGASYPWGGPYTLNDRGCFMANFKPLRGDYAADQALYTVEAKSYDPNDYGLYNMAGNVAEWVDSSYDPGSYEYMSTMNPTVNNPEDRRKVVRGGSWKDVAYFLQVSSRDYEYMDSARSYIGFRTVQDYLGTDVTLNQKNP
- the gldL gene encoding gliding motility protein GldL produces the protein MANSRSTKKVTNMVYGLGASVVILGALFKIMHWPGGNPMLILGLVVEALVFAYSAFEPVDDDLDWSLVYPELAGGPGRNRSAVVAEEKEAEGMLSKKLDAMLKEAKLDANLMSSLGDSIRNFEGAAKGIAPTVDSMASQKKYSEELSVAAAQMETLNNIYKAQVESAAKQAEVNQEVADNAGKLKTQMDSLANNMASLNNVYGGMLTAMNGKPRV
- the gldM gene encoding gliding motility protein GldM; translation: MASGKQSPRQKMINLMYLVFIAMMALNMSKEVLTAFGLMNEKLTASTANYEERNNALMAGLATKVEEQPAKYTSIKADADKIHELSSNFTQYIEGIKEELETSVDDPNDYETMDQSSAMDEMFFQSGRISPKGEEFLAQIETYRNGVSEILDNEYNTIAQKVNVQKEFATEEENVEGAKVPWLKYRFEGFPLVASITQLTQMQADIKSTESEILSSMLSGQLQSDVSLKNYEAIVIPSKPAFFSGENFQGKVVLGRFDNTLQFENVVINGKKVDNLEAGQVVLDFPAGNVGEQKITGELQYMENDTLKSIEISDSYNVIPLPNSAVISADKMNVVYRGVQNPMTISIPGVSSVSANAPGLRQSGGAGSYLMDVTTLQAREVTISVSGTLPGGKSVSDKKTFRVKDIPRPVGTIRGEDGSVSMQRNSLEIATVGANLPDFDFDLNLNVSSFKFKVPGQPTIIVNGSRLDDRAKAALRRAGRGETVQIYDINASLAGNSSYKLKKVAAVLIELTN
- the gldN gene encoding gliding motility protein GldN, whose product is MSVKEIFVYGFVMMMGVSSFGQANILNANKPDDIGKKSEAQAMVDEEDKPLEYGYVGDRDILWSKGTWEIIDLDERVNFPLYYPIDTNNIGSDRRSLYDVLVGAIKQGKIQNVYADSYFTEKRTLKDISATLSKVDTTDLGIEQYNAGEEVDGQFIDRRDLGAADIAEYHVRGMWYFDKRLAELKYRLLGIAPVAPDVNFIDSGQTDLVELFWVWYPDAREVLHDAKVFTGGNTSQVISFDHLLNSRRFDGVIYKEDNVQGDREIDEYIADNAFMQLLESQRIKEQIRNFEQDMWSY